The Pseudofrankia inefficax genome window below encodes:
- the dnaN gene encoding DNA polymerase III subunit beta → MRVTVPRAEFAEAAGWVARHLPARMAPGIVAIAGMRVDAGERLTLSAFDYQVAVTATVEASAAVPGGALVPGRLVADIMRSLPDETVRLSVDEGWLLVRAAGAHYRVPILPLEDYPALPTFPPPVGEVDTLGFAAAVNQVVPAAARDETFPVLTALRLELAGRGLTLVATDRYRLAVRTIPWQPSVRDPEAVAHVPARLLAELARIPTAASRLALGLGADDDGGPRFGLSTGARRIVVRLVDGTFPHYRRLFPESVGLCVGAQIAPLAAAIRRVAVVAPRTGPVVRLTFSAGVLTADVGPDAGTTTAGDSGPLSLAAATDSVPIDYDGPDLVAWYNPTYLLDGLGAVDGDEVTIGFAASDPDEAARLPAIITGKDDDGFRYVLMPVVRSEAG, encoded by the coding sequence ATGAGGGTCACGGTGCCGCGGGCGGAGTTCGCGGAGGCCGCGGGGTGGGTGGCCCGCCATCTGCCCGCGCGGATGGCGCCGGGCATCGTGGCGATCGCCGGGATGCGGGTGGACGCGGGGGAGCGGCTGACCCTGTCCGCGTTCGACTACCAGGTCGCGGTGACCGCGACCGTCGAGGCGTCCGCCGCCGTGCCGGGTGGGGCCCTGGTGCCCGGCCGGCTGGTGGCGGACATCATGCGCAGCCTGCCCGACGAGACGGTGCGACTGTCCGTCGACGAGGGCTGGCTGCTCGTCCGCGCGGCCGGAGCCCACTACCGGGTGCCGATCCTGCCGCTGGAGGACTACCCGGCGCTGCCGACCTTCCCGCCGCCGGTCGGTGAGGTGGACACGCTCGGGTTCGCCGCGGCGGTCAACCAGGTCGTCCCGGCCGCCGCGCGTGACGAGACGTTCCCGGTCCTGACCGCGCTGCGCCTCGAGCTCGCCGGCCGTGGCCTCACCCTGGTCGCGACCGACCGCTACCGGCTCGCGGTGCGCACCATCCCCTGGCAGCCCTCGGTACGGGACCCGGAGGCTGTCGCGCACGTCCCGGCCCGGCTGCTCGCCGAACTCGCCCGCATCCCGACCGCCGCGTCGCGGCTCGCGCTCGGCCTCGGCGCCGACGACGACGGCGGCCCCCGGTTCGGGCTGTCGACCGGGGCGCGCCGCATCGTCGTCCGCCTCGTGGACGGGACGTTCCCGCACTACCGGCGGCTCTTCCCCGAGAGCGTCGGGCTCTGCGTCGGCGCACAGATCGCGCCGCTCGCCGCGGCCATCCGCCGCGTCGCCGTCGTCGCCCCGCGTACCGGTCCGGTGGTACGCCTGACGTTCTCGGCCGGCGTCCTCACGGCCGACGTCGGTCCGGACGCGGGCACCACCACGGCGGGCGACTCCGGCCCGCTCAGCCTCGCGGCGGCGACCGACTCGGTGCCGATCGACTACGACGGGCCGGACCTGGTCGCCTGGTACAACCCCACCTACCTGCTCGACGGGCTCGGTGCCGTCGACGGCGACGAGGTGACCATCGGCTTCGCGGCCTCCGACCCGGACGAGGCGGCCCGGCTGCCCGCGATCATCACCGGCAAGGACGACGACGGGTTCCGCTACGTCCTGATGCCGGTCGTCCGCAGCGAGGCCGGTTAG
- a CDS encoding LysR family transcriptional regulator — protein sequence MQLQQLAYFVAVAETKHFTRAAARVHVAQPSLSAQIRALETELGSPLFNRARGNITLTAAGEALLPLARKILADADMARREVQELTDLRRGTVRVGATPSLCTGMLPEVLRLFRQRYPGIQLLVEEGGSRDLVGELAVGALDLALIILPLQGSDPALATAPLLREDLVVISSPDGPPPVRTAQMAVEDLRDRPLVMFRRGYDLRDFTVGACRAAGFEPTFAIEGGEMDAVCGFVMAGLGIAVIPSMVAFRQPLRTTPFAAPGLHRTIGLAHRRDVEPPRAARELRATLVDFVANAAAADMLPPGVRPAPGVRRGADGHMWTAGLDRQPGLEGAVADPPTPRAS from the coding sequence GTGCAGCTCCAGCAGCTGGCCTACTTCGTCGCCGTGGCCGAGACAAAGCACTTCACGAGGGCCGCCGCGCGCGTTCACGTAGCCCAGCCATCACTCTCCGCGCAAATCCGCGCCCTGGAGACGGAGCTCGGCAGCCCCCTGTTCAACCGGGCTAGGGGGAATATCACACTCACCGCGGCGGGTGAAGCGCTCCTTCCGCTGGCCCGAAAGATCCTCGCGGACGCCGACATGGCTCGCCGTGAGGTTCAGGAACTGACCGATCTGCGGCGAGGAACGGTCCGGGTCGGCGCCACCCCGAGCCTGTGCACCGGCATGCTGCCCGAAGTGCTGCGGTTGTTCCGGCAGCGTTATCCCGGCATCCAGCTGCTCGTCGAGGAGGGCGGCTCGCGCGACCTGGTCGGCGAGCTCGCGGTCGGCGCCCTCGACCTCGCCCTGATCATCCTGCCGCTGCAGGGCAGCGACCCGGCGCTCGCGACCGCCCCGCTGCTGCGCGAGGACCTCGTCGTCATCTCCTCCCCCGACGGGCCGCCGCCGGTGCGCACCGCCCAGATGGCGGTGGAGGACCTCCGGGACCGGCCGCTGGTGATGTTCCGCCGCGGCTACGACCTGCGCGACTTCACCGTCGGCGCCTGCCGGGCGGCCGGCTTCGAGCCGACGTTCGCGATCGAGGGCGGCGAGATGGACGCGGTCTGCGGGTTCGTGATGGCGGGCCTGGGCATCGCCGTGATCCCGAGCATGGTCGCGTTCCGGCAGCCGCTGCGGACGACGCCGTTCGCCGCGCCCGGTTTACACCGCACGATCGGGCTGGCGCACCGGCGCGACGTCGAGCCACCGCGGGCGGCCCGTGAGCTGCGGGCCACGCTGGTCGACTTCGTCGCCAACGCCGCCGCGGCCGACATGCTGCCGCCGGGCGTCCGCCCGGCGCCGGGGGTGCGGCGCGGCGCCGACGGCCACATGTGGACCGCGGGCCTCGACCGCCAGCCTGGTCTCGAGGGCGCGGTCGCCGATCCACCGACTCCGCGGGCCAGCTAA